The Salvelinus alpinus chromosome 22, SLU_Salpinus.1, whole genome shotgun sequence DNA window CCCTGGAGCATTTTGTGGAGTCATGTCAAAGATCTTGTAAGCTCTACCATATTCGTCTGGTTCAGGCAGAGAAAATTCAAGAGTTTATCAAGCCTGAACACAAACCACAAAGGCCCACTGAGAATAACAATAGTAGGGAGCCATCAGTTGACTTCCCCCTGAGCCCCCATCCTAATATCTGCCATGTTTTCTATGGCCTCACCCCTGCTATTATTCTGCCTAACGTCTACCACTCTGTCAGCTCTGCTCCGGTCCACTTCCGGATGGGTCCATATCTACCGCCCCTGAGTGACCACATCATCAACAGTGCTCAACTTATGAGGCCTGTAGCCTCACCTTTTGACACTGGTCAACCTGTAGGCCTTAGAGTGTATGGAAAGGGACATGCTCCCAGGTGGCCAGCCAGGCCTGTACGTCTGCAGCGACTCAACAACATACAGTCCAGACATCATCAGCAGGACCCACCGCCGCATTGACACTGTTGGGTAAAAAAGGCATCAACTGTTACTCTCTGGACTATAATGAATTTGTGTACTTTatgattgtgtctgtaaaacaGCACCCCACATTTGAAACAAGTTAATTGAGAATTGATTGACAAAAGAAACAAGTTGATTAAGAACGTTGAATAAACACATTGTGGGTTTTGTTTCATATCCAGGCTCCCCTCATGTCATTGGAACATCATACTGTAGGCATCAATGCTTTCTTGGGTTAGGAAAACCCTGAACTCACtgtgcctcagtgcagtgggtcaCAAGGTGAACTTGAACGCTTCACCTAGCTACACTTGATAGCTCAGATCATCCTCTCTCCACAGAGACTCTTGCTAAGGTCAGCCAAGGACCATGTCTAGAACTGTCAAACTGCCAGTTTCTTCAAGCCTCAAAATTACACATGTTCACTATACTTTTTATTACATCCAAACCTAATGTTGATTCATTGTTCCGAAAATCCAGGttggtcgaggtaatttgtaaagtgactatgcatagataataaacagcgagtagcagcagtgtaaaaacaaagggggggggggtcaatgtaaatagtccaggtggccatttgattagatgttcagcagtcttatggcttgggggtagaagctgttaaggagccttttggtcctagacttggcgctaggaccgtgcggtagcagagagaacagtctatgacttgggtgactggagtctttgacatttttttatGAAAGCACAGTTGCCTGATTCCATTGAATGACTAACACTGCCTACAGTACTCAGTGGCTGTCATTTGTCCCCCCAATTCCGTGGATCACCAGACCAAGGATTCACCTGATCAGCCATAGGGTTAGCCAGACTGCCATCTAGCCTAATCAAGCTCACTGCACTAATTAGCTGTCAGAGAAAGGCCAGTGAGTTTACAGGGGCTGATTAGTGATGCGGAGGATGTGAAGGCCTTTGTCAGACAGCTTACTTCTGTTACAGCTATGTCAGCAGCCCCTATTGTCCTAAGCGGCTCAAATTGGGCAATTTTCTCATCTGTCATCTAATCATCATGCGCCTGTCAACTCcacatctctgtgtctctcctttcTTGGTTGAAGTTAATGGGCTCAAGTTATTTTATTTCAATAGGTGAGCACTAGATACAATTTGCAAGCCACAAATGATGCTACAAAGGATCACAATTACTAAAGGAGTTTAGATTTAATGACACTATCCCATCACTGAACGGTATCTGTAAGGAACCTCTTCAATGCACAGCcgtaccaaataaggctatcacTCAGGAATACATCTTCATGAGGGTGTTTATATTTCCTTCCTAGAACAACTAGCTATGTGTATAGGGATTATGGGGTATCTGTGTCACTATCCGTTGGTATAGTAGGTATTGGGTGACTCTTAGAGGGGTTTAATAGTGTAAGAATACATGTGGGGCAGCTTTGGCTGACCTAGTTCTGTGAATGTTCTCTAACAAGCACCTGTGTTCTGCATTCagaatggcaacctattccccatgggccctgtcaaaagtagtgcacccctGCACATCGAGTAGGTACAGGTACTCCCTGTAATTAGCTTTATTACTTAATGTTATtctctgtgtatttattcctcgtgttaccatttcaataatttttttaaatctttaatTATGCGTTGTTGGAAAAGGCCCCGTAAGTAAGTGTTTCACCGTTAGTCTACGCCTGTTGTTTACTAAGTATGGGACAAATACATGTGATTTCAATAGGGACTACAGTCATTTGGCACTGAACTCTGAACACTAAGCAAAAAAAGGCTACCACAGACAACCAAATAACCATGTAGTTAATTTactaataataaataatattttaCTCCTAAAATAGCATAACAGGAAATAATAAATAACATATTTAGGACATCCAACATTGATAATTATTTTGGACTCTTCAAGA harbors:
- the LOC139549774 gene encoding vacuolar protein sorting-associated protein 37D-like, which produces MMPWHFDSKSVSDQLRLLRTVELREFLRDEEKISQIIRFSQKFQRLQGAKETVLVSNSRLAETSLSHEPELNTGKLWLAKKYQELEKFTNIIQAKQNQLVLLEKRSLYMVQWLLLNKLAHSEEECDALSQKFTDGKISLEHFVESCQRSCKLYHIRLVQAEKIQEFIKPEHKPQRPTENNNSREPSVDFPLSPHPNICHVFYGLTPAIILPNVYHSVSSAPVHFRMGPYLPPLSDHIINSAQLMRPVASPFDTGQPVGLRVYGKGHAPRWPARPVRLQRLNNIQSRHHQQDPPPH